The Terriglobia bacterium genomic sequence ACAGGGACAGGATAACGGCACGCGGTATATCGCGTTTTGGAGCCAGGGCTTCCTCTCCCATCCATGTGACGGATTCAAATCCAACCAGGATCAGAATGGCGATCGAGGCTTGAAGAACGACAAAACTGAAGCGGTGGGGCGAAATGACGGATACGGCGGACTGATGATACTCGAACGTATCCACCTTTGATTTCGGATCTGCCGCGCTCGACTCCCGCTGGATCGGATGGGAATAATCGACTGTAAAGTCGCGTTTGTTGCCATCCGCTGTAACCACTTCCGCGATCACCCTTCCTTTAGCGTCGAGAGTCATGGCCGGAGATCCCTGCGGATGGTTCACCCTGTATGCAACCGCGACAACGGAAAATACGATAAGCGCAGAAACCTGGATGACGTTAATCGCTGCATTCACAGCCGTCGCGCCCGTGATGCCTCGGGCGCCAATGTATGCCACGCTGAACGCAAACAGAGGACAAAAGAGAATCATGAGCAGTGGGCTCGGGACTGCGGCTGTGAAGGTATCCGGCCAGATCTGGCCCACGACATACCCGGCAACGAGCGCAGCCATTCCCACCATCAGGCCGGGATACACCCAGTAGTATAGGTGGCTCGCCCAGCCGACCAGGAATTTAGCCGCCCGTGCAAACCTGAATGTTTTCGATCTGCTCAGGAATGCCTGTTCGGCGAAAAAGTACGATGATCCGGCCCCGGAATAAAGTTTTGAGAGCTGGATATAAGCAATCGCCGTGGAAAAGCAAAGCAGAAAGGCCGCAAGAATGCCGAACCACATCGCTTGCGCGGCCATGGGTGCTCCATACGAAGCCTGAACGAAATAGGCCAGCCATAGAAATGCGCCTGGCGCGATGAGCGTCATTGCCTGGGTAGTCAGGCCGCTGAGGCCAAGGCCCGGCCGTGTGCCGGGTATCTGAGGTCCTGGCATGTGCCTCCTTATTGCCCGCCGGGCAGTGAAAGCAGCACCCGCATCACGGTCCGCAATCCACGAACCGGTAGCCAACCCAGGGCTCGGTCAGGATGTATCTCGGCTCCGACGGATCGGGCTCGACTTTTTTACGAAGATGCGTGATACAGACGCGCAGGCATTCAGGATGGTCGATAAACTCCGGGCCCCACACGGCGCGCAGCAGTTCCTTGTGGGGAACAGCCCTTCTTGCTTGCGACACGAGATAACGGAGCAAGTCGAATTCTTTGGGTGTCAAATGAACGTTTTTCTTTCCAACGCGGACCTTGCGCATGATGAAGTCGATTTCGAGATGATCGGATATAAAGGCCCTCGCCAGCGGCGCTCCGGACCCCTGCAGTTCCTCCTGCATCCGTTCGTGAGTTCGCACGATCGAATCCAGGCGAATGTGGGGAGTGTACTGCGCCTCGTCAGCCTCATCCTCCATTTGCCCGTGCAGCTTCACCGCGTATCTGGGAATCAAACCAGCAAGGCCTGCCCGCTCGAAGTCGGCTCGCGCCTGGTAAAATGACCGCCGCGACGAAAAGCCGAATGTCCGCACGGCTTCATCGATGGAGTGTCCGTTGGCGACATAGCGAAGCATCTCGTATTTGACCTGCGCGATGTCACCCGCGTCGTAAAACCCATCTTCACGGGAGAACGCCTCGTCAGGAGTTTTCGCGGCGGTTGCATCGCCGCTCTCCTGCGGATTCGAATGACCGGATTTATTCCGGTAACCGGGCGAGTGCATACTTCATCGCTCCAGTTGGAGTGGCTTGATCACGTCTCTTCCCCATTTCAAAAATCTCTCTACTTCCCGGCGCTACGCCGGGACCATAATGCGCTTATCGCGCAGGTCAGAACACAGCCCGTCAGCACGGGAATCACAGGGGCGTGGGCGTAGTAAATGAGAATGAAACCCGCGACAAGAGCGGATCCCCAAAGGACTCGCTGCCGGCTGATTGTGTTGTATGGATCTGTCATTGCTATCGATCTGATTGGTGATTTGTTCATCGCATATGTGCCATTACCGCAATGATTCCCGCCGCAAGCGCACTGCCCGCCAGAAGGAGCATCCGGTTGCTGAATGGTTTAGTAAACGAAGGCCTCGCGATCCCGCTGCTTTCACGGGCTCTTTCCTCCTTCAACAATTGGGTCAGCATCTTGCGTTGTTCGAGATTCTGAATACATTGGAGCGCCCGCTCTGCCGCTTCATAGCCGGGTTTTGGAGTCCGCAACTTGAAATTGAGTTGCGCGAGCGTGTAATGCGCGATGAAGCTGCCGGGAGCCAGTGTTGCCGCCTGTTCAAGGTGATCGATTGCAGGATAAATGTTGCTCGTCAAAGCATGAGCAATTCCCAGAAAGACATGCGCCTCGGGAAAGGCAGGCGCATGCTCCACACTGCGGGAGAGGGCCGCGACGGCTTCCGCGGCCTCTCCGCATTGCAGATGAGCTACTCCTTCCTGAAAGCATTCACGCGCTTTCGGCGTTATAGCGGGGGGCGCCGCACCTTGCGATGTGACGGGAAATTTCAAGATTTCAGGTAGTTGCGGTGCGGTATGGTTTGTCATTTCGTTCTCCCCCTTATTTGTCCAGCTTCATCTAGTCTCCCGTAGCCATGGATGGTTCCATGTCGGGTTCAGGCTTCAGCACGAACTCGGGATAGCAAAGCGCGCCCATTTCCGGAAGATCCAGGCCGGCGAGCTCATCCTTGGCATCAACTCGATGCCCGACGATGGCGTCGATAACCCAGCCGGTCACGTAGGAGAACGCAAATACAAAACCGACCAGTGTGCCGACTCCGATCAACTGTGCAATCAATTGTCCCGGGTCGCCATAGAACAGGCCGGTAACGTTGCCGTTTACGCCGTTCCAACTGCCGCCGTAATTGGAAGTGCCGTCCGCGAACAAACCGACGGAGATGACACCCCATAGGCCGTTCGCTCCGTGAACGGAAATTGCTCCGACAGGATCATCCACTTTGATCACGCGATCGAAGAATTCGACACTGAGGCAGACGAGTACGCCGGCCACCAGACCGATGATCGTTGCGCCGATGGTATTGACGAATCCGCTGGGAGCCGTGATGGCCACCAGACCCGCCAGCAGGCCATTGCCCGTCATGGAGGCGTCGGGTTTCCCATACCGTATCCACATGTACATAATGGCTCCGAACGACCCGGTGCAGCCGGCCAGCATGGTGTTCACGGCCACCGAACCGATTCGCAGGGCGCCATTACCGGAAGCGGCCAGAGTGCTTCCCGGATTGAACCCGAACCAGCCGAAAGCGAGGATGAAACAGCCGGTCAGCACGATCACAAGGTCATGTCCTGGAATCGCGTTGGGTTTTCCGCTACGCGTGTATTTGCCGATGCGCGGACCGATGATCATCCCGAGCGCGAGAGCAGTAATACCGCCGACCGAGTGGACGACGCCTGAACCCGCAAAGT encodes the following:
- a CDS encoding APC family permease is translated as MPGPQIPGTRPGLGLSGLTTQAMTLIAPGAFLWLAYFVQASYGAPMAAQAMWFGILAAFLLCFSTAIAYIQLSKLYSGAGSSYFFAEQAFLSRSKTFRFARAAKFLVGWASHLYYWVYPGLMVGMAALVAGYVVGQIWPDTFTAAVPSPLLMILFCPLFAFSVAYIGARGITGATAVNAAINVIQVSALIVFSVVAVAYRVNHPQGSPAMTLDAKGRVIAEVVTADGNKRDFTVDYSHPIQRESSAADPKSKVDTFEYHQSAVSVISPHRFSFVVLQASIAILILVGFESVTWMGEEALAPKRDIPRAVILSLSIQGLVCYLVEYFAANYFLHNGYQISNALGSSVPVGDMMIICGAWLFGSAAAGKAFMLVQASTVFLALVGTTLSSMNIAARVTYVMGRDRQAPEQSGMVQGQILTPRRTIWMLGVVAAFIGIASVIFVFCGPAALKDDVINALPHNFWYSFGLFHHDLAVNIPQSILVVALVSNFGTLLLYLMTCLLAIIACREHQTSNSFKHVFIPAFGVLANLICISFYLMGPLMVPEMSAREPFIALAICAAWGIYGWIYFRRFSPKPPRAARVQQTPRYASNRRGETPSNGDRR
- a CDS encoding winged helix-turn-helix domain-containing protein, producing the protein MHSPGYRNKSGHSNPQESGDATAAKTPDEAFSREDGFYDAGDIAQVKYEMLRYVANGHSIDEAVRTFGFSSRRSFYQARADFERAGLAGLIPRYAVKLHGQMEDEADEAQYTPHIRLDSIVRTHERMQEELQGSGAPLARAFISDHLEIDFIMRKVRVGKKNVHLTPKEFDLLRYLVSQARRAVPHKELLRAVWGPEFIDHPECLRVCITHLRKKVEPDPSEPRYILTEPWVGYRFVDCGP